CCGAACCCGAGCACCTGGCGGCGGCCGAGAGCCTCGATGATCGCATGTCGGCCGCGCTTACGCTGCTCGATGCCTTCGTCGCCCTGGACGAGTTCACGCGTCGCCTGGTCATCGCGTCCAAGGTGCTCGGACATACGGACGCCGAAATCGCGCGCGCCGTGGGCCTCACCGAAGCGAGTGTCCAGGCCCGGATCTGGCGGACCTGCACACAGCTCGCGACGAAGAGGGACGAGCACAAGCGCAACAAGCGCCGCGGCGCGCTCCTCCTCCCGGGGGAGCTCGTCATCGACCCCGAGATCCGCGCCGCGATGGCCGCGATTTTGTCCG
This window of the Polyangium mundeleinium genome carries:
- a CDS encoding RNA polymerase sigma factor; amino-acid sequence: MTTSGPSPDPPSASFEALFRAYAAELPRWFSRLRVPPCDVADASQEVWLELQEHPEQVPTSQGEARLALFTVAARIAQRFRRRAALDASRRHPTTEPEHLAAAESLDDRMSAALTLLDAFVALDEFTRRLVIASKVLGHTDAEIARAVGLTEASVQARIWRTCTQLATKRDEHKRNKRRGALLLPGELVIDPEIRAAMAAILS